From the genome of Deferribacteraceae bacterium V6Fe1:
TATAGCTCAGCTTAAAGATAAAGGGTTTACTGTATTGATGGTGGAGCATGATATGGGATTTGTCTCACATCTATCAGATTATGTGGTTTGTCTTAATTTTGGACAGGTCATAGCAAAGGGGACTTTTGGTGAAATAAGAAATAATAAAGATGTAATAAAAGCTTATCTTGGTGATGAAGATGCTTAAAGTAAAGTCATTGTGTGTTAACTACGGTGCTGTTCAGGCGCTTAAGAATATATCTATCCATATAAGGGAAAAAGAGTTTGTCGCCCTTATCGGCTCCAATGGTGCAGGAAAGACCTCCCTTTTGAATTCTATTATGGGGATTGTAAAGCCTAAAGAAGGGGAAATAGAATTTAACGGTAAAAATATCACTCATTTGCCTGTGGAGCAAAAAGTAAAGGAAAAGATTTCACTTGTGCTTGAGGGCAGAAGGGTTTTTGCCAATATGACCGTTTTGGAAAATATCGAAGTAGGGGCTTTTCGGGGGGACAAAAGAAATTTTGATAAAAAACTAAAATTTATATACGATATCTTTCCCGTTTTAAAAGAAAGAAGTTGGCAGCCTGCGGGGATGCTTTCCGGCGGAGAGCAGCAGATGCTCGCCATTGCAAGGGCTTTGATAAGTGAGCCGAAATTGTTGTTAATGGATGAGCCTTCAATGGGGCTTGCTCCTTTAATTATAAAGGATGTCTATGAAAAACTTTTGATATTGAAAGAGACGGGACTTACAATTTTTCTGGTAGAGCAAAATGCGGCAGCAGCATTAAAGTATGCTGACAGAGGGTATGTATTGGAAAATGGTAAGGTTGTATTACAGGGCAAAAGTAGTGAACTTTTACAGGATAATGAGATAAAAAGAGCATATCTCGGTAAAGAATATAAAGAGAAGTGGGAGCGTTAGATGAAAAATATTTGGCAATACGAAGAAGAGACAATGAGTCTTGATGACCTCAAACAATTTCAGCTTGAAAGACTTCAATCAACTTTAAATCGTGTTTCTGAAAATGTGGATTTTTATAAAAGCAAATTTAAAGATGCAGGGGTAGATATTACAAAAGTTAAATCTTTGGAAGATATAAAACATTTGCCTTTTACTACTAAACAGGATTTAAGGGATAATTATCCTTATGGGATGTTTGCTGTCCCTCTGAAAGATATTGTCAGAATACACTCGTCAAGCGGAACTACCGGCAAACCGACGGTAGTGGGTTATACAAAAAGGGACCTTGAAACTTGGAAAAATTTGGTGGCAAGGATAATGGTCGCTGGAGGTGTATCGGCAAACGATATCGTACATATCGCTTTTTCATATGGCCTTTTTACCGGCGGCTTCGGATTGCATTACGGAGCAGAGCACATTGGGGCAAGTGTTATCCCTGTATCAAGCGGCAACACAAAGAGACAGATTATGATTATGCAGGATTACAGGAGTAGCGTCCTTGTCTGCACCCCCTCTTACGCTCTTCATATTGCAGAGACCCTTGAGAATGAAGGTCTTTCGAGAAATGATATTTTTTTGAAATATGCACTCTTGGGTAGCGAGCCGTGGGGTGAAAAAATCAGAAGTGAGATTGAAAATAAACTAGGCGTATCCGCCACAGACAATTATGGTTTGTCTGAGATTATAGGTCCGGGTGTTTCAGGTGAGTGTCAGTGTAAAAATGGGCTTCACATAAATGAAGACCACTTTTATGCCGAGATAATCAACCCTGATACCTGTGAAGTATTACCCGAAGGGGAAAAGGGGGAATTGGTATTGACTACTCTTACCAAAGAGGCAATGCCCCTTATTAGATATAGAACAAGAGATATTACAAGACTGTTTAGGGACAAATGCCCCTGTGGAAGAACCTTTATAAAGATGGAGAAACCTTCCGGCAGGACTGATGATATGTTAATAATTAACGGAGTAAACGTATTCCCTAGCCAAGTGGAAGAGGTATTTAAAGAGTTTGATCAAGCTACTCCGCATTATATTATTATTGTAAAAAAGAAAGGTCATCTGGATTTGATGGAGATACAGCTTGAAATATCCGAAAATCTTTTCTTTGACGAAATGAAAAAGCAAAGAACATTGCTTGAAAAAATGCACGAAAGGATGTTTAGTGTTTTAGGGATAAAACCAAAAATAAAATTTGTTGAGCCCAAGACAATTGAAAGATTTGAGGGTAAGGCAAAAAGGGTCATTGATGAAAGACAGTTTTGATGAAGATATCAAGGGGGTTGTTAATTTTATCTTTGAAGCTTCAATCCTGCAAAATATGCAAAGAAGCGGCAATGTTTTTTTAGGTAGCGGGAAACAGACCGTTGGCGCTCATATATTCAGGACGGTTTTAATCGGTTATCTTCTTGCAAAGATGACCGATGGGGCAAATGCTGAAAAGGTAATGTTGATGTGCCTCTTTCATGATATCGAAGAGAGCAGGACTGGTGACTTAAATTATTTGCAGCAAAGATATGTGACCTCAGATGATAAAAGGGCACTTAAAAATGCGGTTGACAATTTACCATCAAAAGATGATATTCTTAAGACCGTAGAAGAGTATGAAGGGATCAAGAGCCTTGAGGCTAAGCTTGCCAAGGATGCCGACACGTTGGAGCTTTTGTTTTACTTAAAGGAGGAGCTTGACAAAGGGAATCTGCAGGCTGAAAATTGGATTAAGCATGCTCAGAAAAGACTTATTACGGAGACTGCAAAAAATATCTTGCCAACACTTAAGAACACGAAATATTACGATTGGTGGTACAATTTAACGAATGATTGGGATAAAGGGAACAAAAAGTGGTAGCTCAAATGGAAAATTTCCAGGTATTTTTGATACACTCAAGCATTGTTTCGGTGTAATTTTATTAAAAGATATAAATATTATATCTCTCTATCTTAATCCTGCCCACACATTAAATCTCGTTTCGATTTATCTTTTCATGATGATTATACCTTACAAGCCTATGGCCAAAGGGGAAAGTTTTAGTTTTGAAAATATTATTGAAGGTATTTTGCTGACTATCTTTTTTATCTGTTTATTATATCTTTTCCTGCCCCGGAAAAAGGTCGGATTTTTAGGCTTTTTCAGGATTATGCTTGCTGCCGAGGTAATAGATGTCTTAAATCCTATCACATTTTTTTTGCCTGGTAACTTATTGGTATATTTTTATGCTGCAACATTAGGTTGGTATTTTTTAATAATTGTTATTTTGCTAAACAAGTTTACCGGGATGCCAAGGCATATCGGTATTGTGTATGTGTTTTGCGTGTTTTTTGTGGTTAATATGATCCCCGCGATGTTTTATTAGTTTTTCCAAGTGAGTTTATCTATTATGTGGTCAACCGTTCTGTTTAAGAGAGTAAAAACAAAAATAATTGCTCTGAAAGGTTTTGGAATTAACACAAATGAAATATATCTAAATACCGATAAGACTTTTCTCAAATGATACACAAAATCGGCAAATATCGATTTGAACATAAAGCTCTAAGCCCTACCTTTTAATTCTTTTATCTCTTTGAAGATGAGCCACTCTCCGTCTTGTATTTTGAAGTAGCTTTTACAGTAGTATATTAAAAGCTCGTTTTGGTTATCTACAAAGTGCTCAATATATTTTACTTCAGAGAGCTTATGTTTTGTTTGTTCGCTGATTATTTTAATACCAGAGTGTGTTAAATTGGATAAAACATTTTTAAAATGTTCGGCATATTCATGCTTGCAACCAAAAATTTTTTTAAATTCACTTTCTTCATGGTATAAATCAAAGATTATTTCGGGCTTATTTTCTTTGAAGCAAGTCGCCCTCAAAATGAGAATATCAGTAGGTGATATCGACATTTTTCCCCTCTTTAAAAAGTACAAGCTGTATCTCTTCAAGCAGCAAATCAAATGAGCTGCGGTTAAGTGCCGAAATAAATATGGCTTCAGGGTAGAAATTTTTAATATTGTCTATAATTTCGTTATCGACCTTATCGACTTTGTTAAAAACTGTTAGTCGTGGTTTATCCCCTAAGCCTAACTCATCCAAAATGTTATTTACCGATGCGATATGCTTTTCAAAATTTTCATTGGATATGTCAACTACATGCAAGAGAAGATCGGAGTCATTTAATTCTTCCAACGTGGATTTGAATGCACCTTTGAGATTTTCAGGTAAATCTCTGATAAAACCAACTGTATCTGTAATGATTACCTCTCTTTCTTTTGGAAATCTCAGTCTTTTGGAGCTTGTATCAAGGGTGGCAAACATAAGATTATCAGCAAAGATGTCACTGTTTGTAAGAGAGTTTAAAAGTGTCGATTTCCCTGCATTCGTATAACCGATAATGGAAACTATCGGGAGTCTGTTCTTTAAACGCCTACTTTTTTGAGTTACCCTTACCCTTTCTATCTCTTTAAGCTTTTTCGAAAGAAAAGCTATACGGTCATTGATTCTACGCCTGTCTATTTCAAGTTTTGTTTCACCTGGGCCTCGTCCTCCAATCCCGCCGGTTAATCTTGAAAGTGAGTCGTCCCTAACGGAAAGTCTTGGTAATATATGTTTTAATTGGGCAAGCTCGACACGAAGCTTACCTTCGTTTGATTTTGCCCTTCTTGCAAAAATATCCAAAATAAGCTGTGTCCTGTCTAATATTTTAAGCTCAGTCATATCTGAAATATTTTTTGCCTGTGCCGGAGAAAGGACATTGTCAAAAATTAAAAAATCTGCGGAAAGCTGCATAGCCTTAATTAATATCTCTTTCAGTCTGCCAGGACCTATCACGTATTTTGGATGTATCTCTTGCTTGATTTGAGTATATGTATCTAAAACCATAAGCATGGCACTCTCAGTCAATTCTTTTAACTCTGACATTTTGTCTGAAGCCTCTTTTTTACTGGGGTATACCCCTACCAAAATAGCGGAAGGGAAAGGATTGTTATTCTTTAAAACCTGAGATTTTTCCTGCATCTCTTTTTCAAGAGAGGAGATAAAAGAGATATAATCGTCAATTTGACTGTGAATACTTGTTTCTGTAAGTGTGTCATATATTTTATTTTCAGGATTTGGAGGCAGTAGATAAGCGGTTTTAAGCTTTTCAGGCTCTCCATTTTCCGAAGAATGAAGTATGGAAAGGCTGTCAAGCCTTAGAAGAGCAAGGTCTGTAATGTCATCATCGGTAAAATCCTCTCCATATAGGTGAGTGTGGACAAGTCTTAAGCCTCTTAATTTTCCCGGTATTAAGCCAAATCTTTTTAATATAGGAATGACAATTTCCTTATTTGTCCCTACTACAACAAATCTGACGATATTCTGTCTGTCAATGAGTAGTCCTATCTGCCTGTTAAGCTCAAGTGACAGTCCGGCTATGTATTTTGCAAGGTCAAATGAAATAATACCTTTGCTAAAACTTTTTCTTTTTTCGAGCTTTTTAAGCTGATTTAGCTGAGAAGCTCTTAAATTTTCAAGATTACCTGATAATATTGTTGCCTCCGTCAAAGTTATATTTTATAAAGTAAGTAATATTTTAAAAAAAATAAAGATAATTTTGAGGGATGTATGGCTGGAAATCTTATAAGACCTTTAGATGCGCTGAATGAAGTGCTTAAATGTGCTAGAATAATGAGTTATGAATTGGTAGATATATTTAGTGCTCCGGGCAGGACAATTTTTGAAAATCCCGTTTCAAAAAGATTTTTGCCGCCACTTGATAATTCTGCAATGGACGGTTATGCAGTTAAGTTTGAGGATATTAAAAATTTACCAGCAAAGCTTAAAGTTATTGGTAACATTCAGGCCGGTGACAGTATTAAAGGGCTAACTTTGAATAGTGGGGAAGCATTTAAGATTATGACCGGTGCATTTGTCCCTGGGGGGGCGGATACCGTCGTAGAATATGAAGTCACAGAGCAGATTGGAGAAGAAGTGACTATTTTAAAGGAAAAAAAGAAAGGTGCAAACATAAGAGTCAAAGGTGAAGATATCGCTGTTGGAAGCGTTATTGATGTAAAGGGGAAAGTTGTTACCCCGGAAATTTATGCCAGACTGATTTCCGTTGGAGTAAATTTTGTAAAGGTTTATACTAAACCTAAAGCGCTTGTTATTGGCACCGGTAATGAGCTTGCTTATCCGGGTGATAACTCGGATAGCTTTAAAACAATTGACGCAAATAGCTTTTATATTTCAAATCTTTTAAAATCAAATGGTGCGGAAGTAACTTATTTGGGTATTGCAAAAGACAGTGTTGATGATTTGGTCGACAAAATTAAGTTTGCCAAAAATTATGATTTTATAGTTACTTCGGCAGGTATTTCCGAAGGGGATTTTGATGTGGTAACCAATTCTGGCAAGACCTTGGCAATTAATTGGATTTTTAAGGGGGTAAGTCAAAAGCCGGGTAAACCGTTTTCATTTGGGTTATTGGGTGAAAAGCCTATTTTTGCATTGCCGGGAAATCCTGTGAGTTCAGCTTTTTGCACATTTTTTTATATCCTTCCGTTTTTGAAAAAGATGACCGGTTTAGATAAATATATAAATGATTCTGTAACGGCGACAATAACTGTGCCAATGTTTAAGAAAAACAAAAGGGTACATTTTAATAGGGGGATTTTGAAATATGATAATGTGCAAAGAGAATTTATGGTGACACCATATGTTTCTCAGGATTCTCACATAATTTCATCTATTGCTTCCAGTAATTGCTATATTGAAATAGATGAAGATACTACCGGAGAAATAGAAGTTGGAAGTCAGGTAAAGTGTTATATTTATGACAAAAATTCAATTTTCTGATATCCCGATTGTTTACGAAGATGATTTTTTGGTAGTGCTTAACAAGCCTCACGGGGTACTTGTGGTGGAGGATAGGTACGATAAAAACCTTCCCACACTTAAAGATATTTTAAAAGAAGAATACGGCGAAATTTTTGTTACCCATAGGCTTGATTTTGGCACCGGAGGATTGATAATTTTTGCAAAGGATAAAGAGACTCATAGGAATATAAATGAGCAATTTGAAAAAGGTGAAGTAGAAAAAGAGTATTTGGCGTTGGTTAAAGGGACGGATTTTCTTCCTGTCACAGTAATGTTGCCAATCTCAAAAAGAAATTCAAAAGGGAGATACAAGATCAACTTTAAATCGGGCAGAAAAGCGGTTACGACATTTTTCCCTATAAGAGAATTTAAAAACACTACTCTTGTTAAGGCAATACCTTTAACCGGCCGGACCCATCAAATAAGAGTTCACTTGAAAGCGATTAAATTTCCTTTGGCAAAAGATTTTTTGTACGGGGGAAAATCTGAGGACAAAAGACTGACTCTTATGTGTTCAAAAATGTCATTTATCCACCCTAAAACAAAAGAAAAATTAGCTTTTGAGTTGGATTTGTCTGACTTTTTAAGTCAAGCTATTTCTTGATATTTAACACATTTAGTTGACAAAATTCAAATACTTATTAATATTAGCTAATTTAATTCGGGGGAATTATGTATCTTTACGCACAACTTGAGTTTGTTTTTCTGCAAAATGCAAGGGTGGGCGACATCCCTTTGCTTTTTATTATGTCTAATAAAGAGCGTTTTAGAGGCAAAATTGTAGATTTTGATCAATATACTATCATAATTGATGATGCCGGTGTGAAAATTAACATTGCCAAAAGGGATATAGCTACAATAGCTTCCGCTAAGGATGTTATTGATGTGG
Proteins encoded in this window:
- a CDS encoding HD domain-containing protein — its product is MKDSFDEDIKGVVNFIFEASILQNMQRSGNVFLGSGKQTVGAHIFRTVLIGYLLAKMTDGANAEKVMLMCLFHDIEESRTGDLNYLQQRYVTSDDKRALKNAVDNLPSKDDILKTVEEYEGIKSLEAKLAKDADTLELLFYLKEELDKGNLQAENWIKHAQKRLITETAKNILPTLKNTKYYDWWYNLTNDWDKGNKKW
- a CDS encoding molybdopterin molybdotransferase MoeA, with translation MAGNLIRPLDALNEVLKCARIMSYELVDIFSAPGRTIFENPVSKRFLPPLDNSAMDGYAVKFEDIKNLPAKLKVIGNIQAGDSIKGLTLNSGEAFKIMTGAFVPGGADTVVEYEVTEQIGEEVTILKEKKKGANIRVKGEDIAVGSVIDVKGKVVTPEIYARLISVGVNFVKVYTKPKALVIGTGNELAYPGDNSDSFKTIDANSFYISNLLKSNGAEVTYLGIAKDSVDDLVDKIKFAKNYDFIVTSAGISEGDFDVVTNSGKTLAINWIFKGVSQKPGKPFSFGLLGEKPIFALPGNPVSSAFCTFFYILPFLKKMTGLDKYINDSVTATITVPMFKKNKRVHFNRGILKYDNVQREFMVTPYVSQDSHIISSIASSNCYIEIDEDTTGEIEVGSQVKCYIYDKNSIF
- the hflX gene encoding GTPase HflX, which produces MLSGNLENLRASQLNQLKKLEKRKSFSKGIISFDLAKYIAGLSLELNRQIGLLIDRQNIVRFVVVGTNKEIVIPILKRFGLIPGKLRGLRLVHTHLYGEDFTDDDITDLALLRLDSLSILHSSENGEPEKLKTAYLLPPNPENKIYDTLTETSIHSQIDDYISFISSLEKEMQEKSQVLKNNNPFPSAILVGVYPSKKEASDKMSELKELTESAMLMVLDTYTQIKQEIHPKYVIGPGRLKEILIKAMQLSADFLIFDNVLSPAQAKNISDMTELKILDRTQLILDIFARRAKSNEGKLRVELAQLKHILPRLSVRDDSLSRLTGGIGGRGPGETKLEIDRRRINDRIAFLSKKLKEIERVRVTQKSRRLKNRLPIVSIIGYTNAGKSTLLNSLTNSDIFADNLMFATLDTSSKRLRFPKEREVIITDTVGFIRDLPENLKGAFKSTLEELNDSDLLLHVVDISNENFEKHIASVNNILDELGLGDKPRLTVFNKVDKVDNEIIDNIKNFYPEAIFISALNRSSFDLLLEEIQLVLFKEGKNVDITY
- a CDS encoding ABC transporter ATP-binding protein, translating into MLKVKSLCVNYGAVQALKNISIHIREKEFVALIGSNGAGKTSLLNSIMGIVKPKEGEIEFNGKNITHLPVEQKVKEKISLVLEGRRVFANMTVLENIEVGAFRGDKRNFDKKLKFIYDIFPVLKERSWQPAGMLSGGEQQMLAIARALISEPKLLLMDEPSMGLAPLIIKDVYEKLLILKETGLTIFLVEQNAAAALKYADRGYVLENGKVVLQGKSSELLQDNEIKRAYLGKEYKEKWER
- a CDS encoding phenylacetate--CoA ligase, which gives rise to MKNIWQYEEETMSLDDLKQFQLERLQSTLNRVSENVDFYKSKFKDAGVDITKVKSLEDIKHLPFTTKQDLRDNYPYGMFAVPLKDIVRIHSSSGTTGKPTVVGYTKRDLETWKNLVARIMVAGGVSANDIVHIAFSYGLFTGGFGLHYGAEHIGASVIPVSSGNTKRQIMIMQDYRSSVLVCTPSYALHIAETLENEGLSRNDIFLKYALLGSEPWGEKIRSEIENKLGVSATDNYGLSEIIGPGVSGECQCKNGLHINEDHFYAEIINPDTCEVLPEGEKGELVLTTLTKEAMPLIRYRTRDITRLFRDKCPCGRTFIKMEKPSGRTDDMLIINGVNVFPSQVEEVFKEFDQATPHYIIIVKKKGHLDLMEIQLEISENLFFDEMKKQRTLLEKMHERMFSVLGIKPKIKFVEPKTIERFEGKAKRVIDERQF
- a CDS encoding RluA family pseudouridine synthase, whose translation is MTKIQFSDIPIVYEDDFLVVLNKPHGVLVVEDRYDKNLPTLKDILKEEYGEIFVTHRLDFGTGGLIIFAKDKETHRNINEQFEKGEVEKEYLALVKGTDFLPVTVMLPISKRNSKGRYKINFKSGRKAVTTFFPIREFKNTTLVKAIPLTGRTHQIRVHLKAIKFPLAKDFLYGGKSEDKRLTLMCSKMSFIHPKTKEKLAFELDLSDFLSQAIS